The following is a genomic window from Desulfitobacterium chlororespirans DSM 11544.
GGCGCATCACTGGGAGGCTGGACGGACTGGAATCTGTGCAACAAGCCGCGGCCAAGATTCTGCAGACCCAGCGGTTTCGCCATTTGATCTATACCCCGAATTACGGTAGTGAGTTGGGTCAATTGATAGGCATGAATCGGGCTTTTGTGAAATCTGAAGCTGTTAGGATGCTTGAAGAGGCATTGACTCAAGATGACCGGATCACAGGAGTCGAAAATGTGCAGACCACAGCTGCGGGAGATAGCCTGCTGATTGAGTTTACGGTGATCAGCACCTATGGGAGATTCAATATGACTCAGGAGGTGGGCGATTAATGTATGAACATCAGACTTATGAGGCGATTTTGGTCAGGATGCTCGCCAGGGTGCCGGAGACCATCGACAAGCGGGAGGGCAGCCTGATTTACGATGCCCTGGCCCCGGCAGCAGCGGAGCTGGCTCAGGCATATGCCGAGTTAGGGGTTAACAATAATCTTTCTTTCGCGGATACGGCCAGCGGAGAATTTTTAACCCGCCGGGCCGCTGAGTTTGGAATCAAGCGGAAGGTGGCCACAAAAGCCTGGCGGCGCGGTGGATTTCTGGACAGTAATAATGCCCTTCTTAACATTCCGCTAGGCAGCCGCTGCAGCATCGGTGGGCTGAATTATACAGCTATCGAACAGATCAGTACCGGCGCGTATGTCCTTGAATGTGAAACGGCCGGA
Proteins encoded in this region:
- a CDS encoding DUF2634 domain-containing protein; protein product: MIPTGGSITHGVIQYAQRPSLTWRLDPAKGRITGRLDGLESVQQAAAKILQTQRFRHLIYTPNYGSELGQLIGMNRAFVKSEAVRMLEEALTQDDRITGVENVQTTAAGDSLLIEFTVISTYGRFNMTQEVGD